Proteins encoded in a region of the Triticum dicoccoides isolate Atlit2015 ecotype Zavitan chromosome 3A, WEW_v2.0, whole genome shotgun sequence genome:
- the LOC119273414 gene encoding LRR receptor kinase BAK1-like, whose protein sequence is MAALTGAALLLASLLALAAIASGNTEGDILYSQRLAWKDPNNVLQSWDPTLVNPCTWFHVTCNNVNSVIRVDLGNAGLSGALVPGLGRMVNLQYLELFGNNISGPIPATLGNLTRLVSLDLYDNRLTGAIPASLGNIGTLRFLRLHGNKFAGGIPSSLGRLTKLQTLELQENMLTGTVPLEVLSLVLLGDLTELNVAKNSLAGTVKSSKPRVATVIQDTLKTTRLHAEQH, encoded by the exons ATGGCGGCTCTGACCGGTGCAGCGCTCCTCCTCGCCAGCCTCCTTGCTCTTGCAGCCATAGCCAGCGGCAACACCGAAGGTGACATCCTCTACTCGCAAAGGCTGGCGTGGAAGGACCCCAACAACGTGCTGCAGAGCTGGGATCCCACCCTTGTCAACCCCTGCACTTGGTTCCATGTCACCTGCAACAACGTCAACTCCGTCATCCGAGT GGACTTGGGGAATGCAGGCCTCTCAGGCGCCCTGGTTCCTGGACTGGGACGAATGGTGAACCTTCAGTACCT GGAGCTGTTTGGGAACAATATCAGTGGACCGATTCCAGCAACCCTCGGCAACCTGACACGCCTGGTCAGCCTTGATCTCTACGACAACCGTCTCACCGGCGCGATACCAGCCTCGCTCGGGAACATCGGGACGCTGCGTTTCCT GAGGCTGCACGGGAACAAGTTTGCAGGTGGTATACCGTCGTCGTTGGGCCGTCTGACGAAGCTTCAAACTTTGGAGCTTCAGGAGAACATGCTGACCGGCACAGTGCCGCTGGAAGTCCTCTCTCTTGTTCTTCTTGGGGACTTGACTGAACT TAACGTTGCCAAGAACAGTCTGGCCGGCACTGTCAAATCATCTAAACCAAGAG TAGCTACCGTCATCCAGGACACGCTCAAGACTACACGTCTACATGCTGAGCAGCACTGA